In the genome of Desulfuromonas sp. DDH964, one region contains:
- the gyrA gene encoding DNA gyrase subunit A, with protein sequence MLSEQNKISVNIEDEMRKSYMDYAMSVIVGRALPDVRDGLKPVHRRVLYAMSELGNEWNKPYKKSARVVGDVIGKFHPHGDSAVYDTIVRMAQDFSMRYQLVDGQGNFGSIDGDSAAAMRYTEVRMAKLAAELLADIDKETVAFGPNYDDSLQEPLVLPCKFPNLLVNGSEGIAVGMATKIPPHNLGEVIDALVAIIDNPTLDFDDLLRLVPGPDFPTGGFILGREGIREAYSSGRGIIQMRARALVETQKKSERQAIVVTEIPFQVNKARLIEKIADLVKEKKIEGISDLRDESDREGMRIVIELKRDCIPQVILNQLYKMTQMQASFGIIMLAIVGGQPRVLTLREVLDRFLDHRKEIVTRRCIFELKKAEARAHILEGLKIALENLDEVIQIIKTSANSPEAKERLMQRFSFSDLQAQAILDMRLHRLTGLERDKIMAEYNEILALIARLKEILASEVEIFRIIREELQDIREKFGDARRTEIVAKTGELSLEDLIVEEDMVVTVSHSGYIKRNAVSLYRAQRRGGKGKTGMRPKEEDFVERLFIASTHSYILIFTDMGKVYWLKVHEIPQGGRASRGKAIVNLLQLAAGEQVMTILPVKEFVDGKFIITATQNGTIKKTELMAYSNPRVGGIIALTIDEGDRLIAARLTDGNMDILLASRGGKSIRFPETDVRPMGRTARGVRGMMLEENEQLIGMETVTDATASTLVTVTENGYGKRTALDEYRVQSRGGKGIITIKTSERNGQVVDIKLCDEDSDLMFITDRGKVLRTAVGDLSIIGRNTQGVRLMVLESGERIVAVAKLAEKDEENGDPEAAEEDFAGGAEEAEEEL encoded by the coding sequence ATGCTTTCTGAACAAAACAAGATCAGCGTCAATATTGAAGACGAGATGCGCAAGTCCTACATGGACTATGCCATGAGCGTTATCGTCGGCCGGGCCCTGCCCGACGTTCGCGACGGTCTCAAGCCGGTCCATCGCCGGGTTCTCTACGCCATGAGCGAACTGGGCAACGAATGGAACAAGCCCTACAAGAAGTCCGCCCGCGTCGTTGGTGATGTGATCGGTAAATTTCACCCCCATGGCGATTCGGCGGTCTACGATACCATCGTCCGCATGGCCCAGGACTTCTCGATGCGCTACCAGCTGGTCGACGGCCAGGGGAACTTCGGATCGATCGATGGCGATTCGGCAGCGGCAATGCGCTACACCGAGGTGCGCATGGCCAAGCTGGCGGCCGAACTGCTTGCCGACATCGACAAGGAGACGGTCGCCTTCGGCCCCAACTATGACGACTCCCTGCAGGAACCCCTGGTCCTCCCCTGCAAGTTTCCCAACCTGCTGGTCAATGGTTCGGAAGGTATCGCCGTCGGCATGGCCACCAAGATCCCGCCCCACAATCTGGGGGAAGTGATCGATGCCCTGGTCGCCATCATCGACAACCCGACCCTCGATTTCGATGACCTGTTGCGGCTGGTGCCGGGGCCCGACTTTCCCACCGGCGGCTTCATCCTCGGCCGCGAAGGGATCCGCGAGGCCTATTCCAGTGGGCGCGGCATCATCCAGATGCGGGCACGGGCGCTGGTCGAAACCCAGAAGAAGAGCGAGCGCCAGGCGATCGTCGTCACCGAAATCCCTTTCCAGGTCAACAAGGCGCGATTGATCGAGAAGATCGCCGACCTGGTCAAGGAGAAGAAGATCGAGGGAATTTCCGATCTGCGCGACGAATCGGACCGGGAGGGGATGCGCATCGTCATCGAGCTGAAGCGGGACTGTATCCCCCAGGTGATCCTCAACCAGCTTTACAAGATGACCCAGATGCAGGCCTCCTTCGGTATCATCATGCTTGCCATCGTCGGCGGGCAGCCGCGGGTGCTGACCTTGCGGGAAGTCCTCGACCGTTTCCTCGACCATCGCAAGGAGATCGTCACCCGGCGCTGCATTTTCGAACTGAAAAAGGCCGAGGCCCGGGCTCACATTCTCGAAGGGCTCAAGATTGCACTGGAGAACCTCGATGAAGTGATCCAGATCATCAAGACCAGCGCCAATTCGCCCGAGGCCAAAGAGAGGTTGATGCAGCGCTTCAGTTTTTCCGACCTGCAGGCCCAGGCGATCCTCGATATGCGCCTGCACCGCCTGACCGGGCTGGAACGTGACAAGATCATGGCCGAGTACAATGAAATTCTCGCCTTGATTGCCCGTCTCAAGGAAATCCTCGCCAGCGAGGTGGAAATTTTCCGGATCATCCGCGAGGAATTACAGGATATCCGGGAAAAATTCGGCGACGCCCGCCGTACCGAGATCGTTGCCAAGACCGGCGAACTCTCCCTGGAAGACCTGATCGTTGAAGAAGATATGGTGGTGACGGTCAGCCACAGCGGTTATATCAAGCGCAACGCCGTCTCCCTCTACCGGGCCCAACGGCGCGGCGGCAAGGGAAAGACCGGAATGCGCCCCAAGGAAGAGGATTTCGTCGAGCGCCTCTTCATCGCGTCGACCCACTCCTATATCCTGATCTTCACCGACATGGGCAAGGTGTACTGGCTCAAGGTCCACGAGATTCCCCAGGGGGGGCGCGCTTCCCGCGGCAAGGCGATCGTCAACCTGTTGCAGTTGGCGGCCGGTGAGCAGGTGATGACGATCCTTCCGGTCAAGGAGTTCGTCGACGGCAAATTCATCATTACCGCGACCCAGAACGGCACCATCAAGAAGACCGAGCTGATGGCCTATTCCAACCCCCGGGTCGGCGGCATTATCGCCCTGACCATCGACGAGGGGGACCGCCTGATCGCCGCCCGCCTCACCGACGGCAACATGGATATTCTCCTCGCCAGCCGCGGCGGGAAATCGATTCGCTTTCCCGAAACCGATGTCCGTCCCATGGGACGCACGGCGCGTGGGGTGCGCGGCATGATGTTGGAGGAGAACGAGCAGCTGATCGGGATGGAGACCGTAACCGACGCCACGGCCTCGACCCTGGTGACGGTGACGGAAAATGGTTATGGCAAGCGTACGGCGCTCGATGAATACCGGGTGCAAAGCCGTGGCGGCAAGGGGATCATCACCATCAAAACCTCCGAACGCAATGGCCAGGTCGTCGACATCAAACTGTGCGATGAAGATTCGGACCTGATGTTCATTACCGACCGGGGCAAGGTACTGCGCACTGCAGTGGGCGATCTTTCGATCATCGGCCGCAATACCCAGGGGGTACGGTTGATGGTTCTGGAATCGGGCGAGCGCATTGTCGCCGTCGCCAAGCTCGCCGAGAAGGATGAGGAAAATGGAGATCCGGAAGCTGCAGAAGAAGATTTTGCGGGAGGAGCTGAGGAGGCGGAGGAAGAACTCTAA
- a CDS encoding tol-pal system YbgF family protein, with protein MEIRKLQKKILREELRRRRKNSKRHRLLVTGILALLILLFAGAAFYLYNLDGMLEKDFQQAQELVEEGDYATAVAAFQRIYQHHPSFYLAPQALFEAGEVLNLYQQRYPEALLTYLLVEKDFPDSESASSARRKIAEIYKYRLRDYSRAVVAYQKLLDSGVEDGDRVQYELGDTYFRLNNFEQARIEFESLFKTWPQSPLLPQVRFRIATTFALEGELKEAEADYRAVIREWPDDPFAIEARFGLAAVLEDGERLLDALKVLEQLRGVYPNPEILQKRIEQVKERIRKKKKAI; from the coding sequence ATGGAGATCCGGAAGCTGCAGAAGAAGATTTTGCGGGAGGAGCTGAGGAGGCGGAGGAAGAACTCTAAGCGCCACCGGCTGCTGGTAACCGGAATCCTCGCCCTGCTGATCCTCCTGTTTGCGGGGGCAGCCTTTTACCTGTACAATCTCGACGGGATGCTGGAAAAGGATTTCCAGCAGGCGCAGGAACTGGTCGAGGAGGGAGACTACGCGACCGCGGTAGCGGCTTTTCAGCGTATCTACCAGCACCACCCGAGTTTTTATCTCGCCCCCCAGGCACTCTTCGAAGCCGGCGAGGTTCTCAACCTCTACCAGCAGCGTTATCCGGAAGCCCTCCTGACCTATTTGCTGGTCGAAAAGGATTTTCCCGACAGCGAGTCGGCATCGAGCGCCCGCAGGAAGATCGCCGAGATCTATAAATACCGCCTTCGGGACTATTCGCGGGCGGTCGTTGCCTACCAGAAGCTTCTCGATAGCGGCGTGGAAGATGGTGACCGGGTTCAGTACGAACTGGGGGACACCTATTTTCGGCTGAATAATTTCGAACAGGCGCGGATCGAATTTGAAAGCCTGTTCAAGACCTGGCCCCAGAGCCCCCTGCTTCCCCAGGTCCGGTTCCGGATCGCCACCACCTTTGCGCTGGAAGGGGAATTAAAGGAGGCCGAAGCGGATTATCGCGCGGTGATCCGGGAGTGGCCGGATGACCCTTTTGCCATCGAAGCCCGCTTTGGTCTGGCGGCCGTTCTCGAGGATGGTGAGCGGCTCCTCGATGCGTTGAAGGTCCTGGAGCAGCTGCGTGGAGTCTATCCGAATCCCGAAATTCTCCAGAAGCGGATCGAGCAGGTAAAGGAACGGATTC